Proteins encoded within one genomic window of Eublepharis macularius isolate TG4126 chromosome 10, MPM_Emac_v1.0, whole genome shotgun sequence:
- the CTSO gene encoding cathepsin O isoform X2 codes for MNLNALSPGDNTTAFYGINQFSHLFPEEFRAIYLQSRSSAVPKYVPEAEGTATSLPARFDWRDKNAVTPVRNQETCGACWAFSVVGSIESAYAVKGNVLEELSVQQVIDCSYNNNGCNGGSTISALNWLNKTHVKLVRDSEYTFKAETGLCHYFSRSDFGVSVTGYAAYDFRGQEEEMMKILVTWGPLVAIVDAISWQDYLGGIIQHHCSSGEANHAVLITGFDTTGGIPYWIVRNSWGRSWGIDGYAHIKIGSNVCGIADELSAVFV; via the exons ATGAATTTGAATGCATTATCCCCCGGTGACAACACGACGGCTTTTTATGGAATAAATCAGTTCTCCCACTTATTTCCTGAAGAATTTAGAG CTATTTACTTACAAAGCAGATCCTCTGCAGTTCCCAAATACGTTCCAGAAGCAGAGGGAACCGCAACATCCTTACCGGCAAGGTTTGACTGGAGAGATAAAAATGCAGTTACGCCAGTGAGAAATCAAGAAACA TGTGGAGCCTGTTGGGCTTTCAGTGTTGTCGGCAGCATAGAATCTGCCTACGCAGTGAAAGGGAACGTTCTGGAAGAACTCAGTGTACAGCAGGTCATTGATTGTTCATACAACAACAATGGTTGTAATGGCGGCTCTACTATCAGTGCTCTGAATTGGCTGAATAAG ACCCATGTGAAGCTAGTGAGAGATTCAGAATATACTTTTAAAGCTGAAACTGGATTGTGTCATTACTTCAGTCGCTCAGATTTTGGAGTCTCAGTTACAGGGTATGCTGCATATGACTTCAG agggcaggaagaagaaATGATGAAGATTCTTGTTACATGGGGTCCTTTGGTGGCAATTGTAGATGCAATTAGCTGGCAAGATTACCTGGGTGGTATCATACAGCATCACTGTTCCAGTGGAGAAGCAAACCATGCTGTTCTCATTACTGGCTTTGATACAACAG GTGGCATCCCATATTGGATTGTACGGAACTCTTGGGGACGTTCATGGGGAATAGATGGCTATGCTCATATTAAAATAGGTTCCAATGTCTGTG GTATCGCTGATGAACTGTCTGCGGTATTTGTGTGA
- the CTSO gene encoding cathepsin O isoform X1 gives MLWPWLLLCLPPCFGAGARLEASAASEGRRNSSAGEKEAALRESVKRTMNLNALSPGDNTTAFYGINQFSHLFPEEFRAIYLQSRSSAVPKYVPEAEGTATSLPARFDWRDKNAVTPVRNQETCGACWAFSVVGSIESAYAVKGNVLEELSVQQVIDCSYNNNGCNGGSTISALNWLNKTHVKLVRDSEYTFKAETGLCHYFSRSDFGVSVTGYAAYDFRGQEEEMMKILVTWGPLVAIVDAISWQDYLGGIIQHHCSSGEANHAVLITGFDTTGGIPYWIVRNSWGRSWGIDGYAHIKIGSNVCGIADELSAVFV, from the exons ATGCTGTGGCCGTGGCTGTTGCTGTGCCTGCCGCCCTGCTTCGGGGCCGGCGCCAGGCTCGAGGCCAGCGCCGCCAGCGAGGGCCGCCGCAACAGCAGCGCGGGGGAGAAGGAGGCTGCCCTGCGG gAAAGTGTTAAAAGAACTATGAATTTGAATGCATTATCCCCCGGTGACAACACGACGGCTTTTTATGGAATAAATCAGTTCTCCCACTTATTTCCTGAAGAATTTAGAG CTATTTACTTACAAAGCAGATCCTCTGCAGTTCCCAAATACGTTCCAGAAGCAGAGGGAACCGCAACATCCTTACCGGCAAGGTTTGACTGGAGAGATAAAAATGCAGTTACGCCAGTGAGAAATCAAGAAACA TGTGGAGCCTGTTGGGCTTTCAGTGTTGTCGGCAGCATAGAATCTGCCTACGCAGTGAAAGGGAACGTTCTGGAAGAACTCAGTGTACAGCAGGTCATTGATTGTTCATACAACAACAATGGTTGTAATGGCGGCTCTACTATCAGTGCTCTGAATTGGCTGAATAAG ACCCATGTGAAGCTAGTGAGAGATTCAGAATATACTTTTAAAGCTGAAACTGGATTGTGTCATTACTTCAGTCGCTCAGATTTTGGAGTCTCAGTTACAGGGTATGCTGCATATGACTTCAG agggcaggaagaagaaATGATGAAGATTCTTGTTACATGGGGTCCTTTGGTGGCAATTGTAGATGCAATTAGCTGGCAAGATTACCTGGGTGGTATCATACAGCATCACTGTTCCAGTGGAGAAGCAAACCATGCTGTTCTCATTACTGGCTTTGATACAACAG GTGGCATCCCATATTGGATTGTACGGAACTCTTGGGGACGTTCATGGGGAATAGATGGCTATGCTCATATTAAAATAGGTTCCAATGTCTGTG GTATCGCTGATGAACTGTCTGCGGTATTTGTGTGA